Below is a genomic region from Vitis riparia cultivar Riparia Gloire de Montpellier isolate 1030 chromosome 5, EGFV_Vit.rip_1.0, whole genome shotgun sequence.
TTGGCGATGCGGGTGTTGCAGTTCTCAAGGCAAGATTGAATtagtattcttcttcttcttcctcttccttccATTCCTTTTTTGTCTGAATAGTAGTAGTACCAGTATTAAACATATGTGCTTTATGAAATAGGTGTTTGTGGGCAGTCAGTGCAAGTCTGCAGAAGAGAAGAGGAAATCAAAGTCCAAGGGAAGACAGGAGAAGATGAGAAGCCCAATTTCCCTAAAGACCAGAATATGGATTCCTCCACATCCTCAGCCATGTTGAAGCAAATCATGAAAAGGGTGTGGTTTAAGCTTGTGAGGAACCCCAACTCTTATGCCAGCGTACTGGGTTTAGCCTGGGCTTTGGCTTCCTGCAGGTAATTATTCACATTTGGAGCTTACCATCTGTGTTATATTCATCATTCCGttctaatttcttttccttgttgGGGCAGATGGGACATAAAGAAGCCCCAAATCTTGGAGAACTCGGTCACAATATTGTCAAATGCAGGCCTTGGAATGGCCATGTTAGCCTTGGTAAGAACTAAGAAGAAAGGTCCCAAATTAACCAATACTTTCATTTCTCATGTGCTTCATGTCCATACTTCAAATCCCTGGACTTGCAGGTCTGTTCATGGCTCTCCAACCAAGGATCATAGCATGTGGTAATAGACTAGCCGCGTAT
It encodes:
- the LOC117913815 gene encoding probable auxin efflux carrier component 1c, with the protein product MIGRNCGGAGAGEDEVVDMVVRTPSNPQTTQNVNKVAPDSRSCLKPTPAGGAAQEDGKEVHLFIWRCGCCSSQGVCGQSVQVCRREEEIKVQGKTGEDEKPNFPKDQNMDSSTSSAMLKQIMKRVWFKLVRNPNSYASVLGLAWALASCRWDIKKPQILENSVTILSNAGLGMAMLALVCSWLSNQGS